From one Perca flavescens isolate YP-PL-M2 chromosome 19, PFLA_1.0, whole genome shotgun sequence genomic stretch:
- the LOC114546093 gene encoding lectin-like, with translation IDSPKTWTEAEDYCLFEGANLASVHSNEENNFIQILTKRDTHNFPLTWIGGNDCIQSGFWMWSDGTMFNYENWSKDCNLRDKGRTMHCLEMNYGYRKKWNAASCNDTLPFVCAKEI, from the exons ATCGACAGCCCAAAGACTTGGACTGAAGCTGAG GATTATTGCCTGTTTGAAGGAGCCAACCTGGCGTCGGTCCACAGTAATGAGGAGAATAACTTCATCCAGATTTTGACCAAAAGAGACACCCACAATTTCCCCCTAACCTGGATCGGTGGCAACGATTGCATTCAG TCCGGTTTTTGGATGTGGAGTGACGGCACCATGTTTAACTACGAAAACTGGTCCAAAGACTGCAATTTGCGAGACAAAGGAAGAACAATGCACTGTCTGGAGATGAATTATGGAT ATCGCAAGAAGTGGAACGCCGCCTCCTGCAATGACACTCTCCCTTTTGTTTGTGCCAAGGAGATCTGA